A single Arachidicoccus sp. BS20 DNA region contains:
- a CDS encoding YceI family protein, giving the protein MKTIVFNLCIALLIFSNKVDAQNKNLYSIGNDYTITINGTSNLHDWHETVDKALGRGIITQNTDGSFNIDSLYIRMDVHSINSPEGKTMVNKTRDALKANQYPFITFSIASPLKITTANKDGVTVNTPGELTIAGVTKHIIIQGKIYAGDAHKFIFEGTLPVMLNDYNITPPTAMLGLLKVKNAITVHYRTSFEMKS; this is encoded by the coding sequence ATGAAAACAATAGTGTTTAACCTTTGCATAGCGCTACTTATTTTTTCAAACAAAGTGGATGCGCAAAACAAAAACTTATACTCCATTGGCAACGATTATACAATAACCATCAACGGAACATCCAACCTGCACGACTGGCACGAAACAGTCGATAAAGCTTTAGGGCGAGGTATTATTACACAAAACACCGACGGCAGCTTCAACATCGATTCTTTATATATTCGCATGGATGTTCACTCCATCAACAGTCCCGAAGGAAAGACAATGGTCAATAAAACCCGGGACGCCTTAAAAGCAAATCAATATCCGTTTATTACTTTTTCCATTGCATCTCCTTTAAAAATAACTACGGCAAATAAAGACGGAGTTACGGTAAACACGCCGGGCGAATTAACCATTGCAGGCGTAACCAAACACATCATTATTCAAGGGAAAATATATGCAGGCGATGCGCATAAATTTATTTTTGAAGGCACACTTCCTGTAATGTTGAACGACTATAACATTACGCCGCCGACTGCCATGCTGGGACTGCTGAAAGTGAAAAATGCTATTACCGTTCATTATCGCACATCCTTTGAAATGAAAAGCTGA
- a CDS encoding B12-binding domain-containing radical SAM protein, whose amino-acid sequence MKVLFSHSYFMQFDPKQIAHAQPYPPLGTILAASLLREHDYHVALFDTMFAKSPEEIIPVIKTYQPDVFVIYDDGFNYLTKMCLSNMRDAAMLMQQYAKAYGCAVIVTSSDAADHYEKYLDNGADFVIRGEAEHTLLETIQAIEEDKNSFNDIDGLIYKSGKDNIVKCKLRSVSKRLDDLPLPAWDLINIEPYKKVWIKNHGYFSINIATTRGCPYKCNWCAKPIYGNSYNMRSPEKVVEEIILLKQMFDMNHIWFCDDIFGLKRSWVKDFSSFMQAIDLNIGFKIQSRADLLVQEKYVSDLAGAGCAEVWMGAESGSQKILDAMDKGTTVEEIKQARQLLKQYDIRAAFFIQYGYLGETMEDINKTLDLITETMPDDIGISVSYPLPGTKFYDKVQQDMVTKKNWTDSDDLALMYSNTYESPFYKKLHRYTHYTYRLRKIRNEQMPAPVKLFKRAKYKIMKTYFKRQLRTYTKQVASRNDVSMNPIIELN is encoded by the coding sequence TTGAAAGTATTATTCAGTCATTCCTATTTTATGCAATTCGACCCTAAGCAGATAGCGCATGCGCAGCCTTATCCGCCGTTGGGAACCATACTCGCAGCGTCGCTGTTGCGGGAGCATGACTACCATGTTGCATTGTTCGATACAATGTTCGCAAAGTCTCCGGAAGAGATTATTCCTGTCATAAAAACTTATCAACCGGATGTATTTGTGATTTATGATGATGGTTTTAATTACCTCACAAAAATGTGCCTTAGCAATATGCGCGATGCTGCTATGCTGATGCAGCAATATGCAAAAGCGTATGGTTGCGCCGTGATTGTTACCAGCTCGGATGCTGCCGACCATTACGAAAAATATTTAGACAACGGCGCCGATTTTGTTATCAGAGGCGAAGCCGAACATACTTTATTGGAAACCATCCAGGCGATTGAAGAAGATAAAAATTCGTTCAACGATATTGATGGATTAATTTATAAATCAGGCAAAGACAATATTGTGAAATGTAAGCTGCGATCGGTTTCCAAGCGATTGGACGATTTGCCTTTGCCCGCATGGGACTTGATAAATATTGAACCATACAAAAAAGTATGGATTAAAAACCACGGTTATTTTTCCATCAACATTGCTACTACGAGAGGCTGTCCGTATAAATGCAACTGGTGCGCAAAACCCATTTATGGCAACAGTTACAATATGCGTAGCCCGGAAAAAGTAGTGGAAGAAATTATCCTGTTAAAGCAAATGTTTGATATGAATCACATTTGGTTTTGCGACGACATCTTTGGGCTGAAACGCTCATGGGTAAAGGATTTCTCATCGTTTATGCAAGCAATTGATTTGAATATCGGGTTCAAAATTCAATCGCGTGCAGACCTTTTGGTACAAGAAAAATATGTATCCGATTTAGCCGGCGCAGGCTGTGCAGAAGTTTGGATGGGTGCAGAAAGCGGCTCGCAAAAAATACTGGACGCCATGGACAAAGGCACAACCGTAGAAGAAATTAAACAGGCAAGACAGTTGCTGAAACAATATGATATACGCGCTGCATTTTTTATCCAGTACGGCTATCTCGGCGAGACCATGGAAGACATCAACAAGACACTTGATTTAATTACAGAAACAATGCCGGACGATATAGGTATTTCCGTTTCGTATCCTTTACCCGGTACAAAATTTTATGATAAAGTTCAACAAGATATGGTAACGAAAAAAAACTGGACAGACTCGGACGATTTGGCGCTGATGTATTCCAACACATACGAAAGCCCTTTCTACAAAAAATTGCACAGGTACACACATTATACTTATCGTTTAAGAAAAATAAGAAACGAGCAAATGCCTGCGCCTGTAAAATTATTTAAGCGTGCAAAATATAAAATAATGAAGACCTATTTCAAAAGGCAGTTGCGCACTTACACAAAGCAAGTTGCAAGCAGAAACGATGTAAGCATGAATCCTATTATCGAACTCAATTAA
- a CDS encoding class I SAM-dependent methyltransferase, with translation MMNEELVSKAFSFQSVVFDELNEGNKLTHHLREIYRKEIVKNAKPGSNILELNCGTGIDGIYFAAQGFNVLSTDNAEGMFDVLNQKINKYHLEQNIQTKLCSFNELYELRDKKFDYIISNFGGLNCTDNLKEVLYQLKEHLNENGKVTLVIMPKVSPWELVMALKGDFKTAFRRFKKHTKAHIEGVYFSVYYYNPSYIIKRLKFDFDVLTLKGIYFAVPPEFYQRFVERYPKMYKILQKIERGMGNHFPFNRCCDHFLITLQKK, from the coding sequence ATGATGAATGAAGAACTTGTAAGCAAAGCATTTTCCTTTCAATCGGTCGTGTTTGATGAGCTGAATGAAGGTAATAAACTGACACATCACTTGCGTGAAATTTACCGGAAGGAAATAGTGAAAAATGCAAAACCCGGCAGCAACATTTTAGAGCTGAACTGCGGCACGGGCATAGACGGCATCTACTTTGCAGCGCAAGGCTTTAATGTGTTATCGACAGATAATGCCGAAGGAATGTTTGATGTTCTGAATCAAAAAATAAACAAATATCATTTGGAGCAAAACATTCAAACCAAGCTTTGTTCCTTCAACGAATTGTATGAGTTGCGCGATAAAAAATTTGACTATATCATATCAAATTTCGGCGGACTAAACTGCACTGATAATCTTAAAGAAGTGTTGTACCAGCTTAAAGAGCACCTGAATGAAAATGGTAAAGTTACTTTAGTAATTATGCCGAAAGTATCGCCGTGGGAATTGGTTATGGCTTTGAAGGGCGATTTTAAAACGGCTTTCAGGCGGTTCAAAAAGCATACAAAAGCGCATATCGAAGGCGTGTATTTTTCGGTTTATTATTACAATCCGTCTTACATTATAAAACGCTTGAAATTCGATTTTGACGTGCTTACTTTAAAGGGAATTTATTTTGCCGTGCCGCCTGAATTTTATCAACGCTTCGTGGAACGTTATCCGAAAATGTATAAAATACTTCAGAAAATTGAACGCGGCATGGGCAACCATTTTCCCTTTAACCGTTGTTGCGACCACTTCTTAATTACGTTGCAGAAAAAATAA
- a CDS encoding oligosaccharide flippase family protein: MLRNKNIINSCWNIADIFLYPVLFFVSTSFFIRHLGQTQFGIWMLVNTIIVSMQMFNFGIGSTVLKNTALHIGAQNENGKINVVNNAVSITLILFALCVMLGVAGYFLVYHKHLFDIANADRLLCAKCIVIAGLLVGLKFFEQIFTNYFKALEDYKIAALLGSGNRLSGLIINIIFLWIFKINILGLLSVLFVVNSIFIIIGFFLMRRNTNNYAFKFNLKISKEEASFALFTWFQSLAIIIIFQSDRYLIVSGFGLITLSYYALTATMFNHLHMGFSALLPWISPKLTKLYAQQKNGRELYAAAQSAVTCGALILLLILYLIYPFVFRVILGTNTFNEIKEYTKYFIVFESFFVLGIVPAYYFNAVGHERIYLYFILFFAAFALTAMLVSMRLFHTPIAVLYGLTVATIAGMFVLRMILSKILYNTYQVLICAVQLLPSVMMAVFILCPDITVKCLSILIFIVSLYLLNLRGGREKFLILVNS, translated from the coding sequence ATGCTTCGCAATAAAAATATCATCAATAGTTGCTGGAACATCGCAGATATATTTTTATATCCGGTATTGTTTTTTGTAAGCACCTCTTTCTTCATCCGGCATCTGGGACAAACACAATTCGGAATATGGATGCTGGTCAATACCATTATTGTGTCTATGCAAATGTTCAATTTCGGCATCGGAAGCACCGTATTAAAAAACACGGCTTTGCACATTGGCGCGCAAAATGAAAACGGAAAAATCAATGTTGTCAATAATGCGGTCAGCATCACATTGATTCTCTTTGCATTGTGTGTAATGCTGGGCGTTGCAGGATATTTTCTTGTGTACCATAAACATTTATTTGATATAGCAAATGCCGACAGGTTGCTGTGCGCCAAATGTATTGTTATCGCAGGTTTGCTTGTTGGCTTGAAGTTTTTTGAGCAAATTTTTACCAACTATTTCAAAGCGCTGGAAGATTATAAAATAGCCGCATTGCTTGGAAGCGGCAACCGCTTGTCCGGTCTCATTATCAACATTATTTTCTTATGGATATTTAAAATAAATATACTCGGATTGCTATCCGTTTTGTTCGTTGTGAACAGCATATTTATTATCATAGGATTTTTTTTGATGCGCCGGAATACCAATAATTACGCTTTCAAATTCAATCTTAAAATTTCTAAGGAAGAAGCGTCATTTGCCTTGTTCACATGGTTTCAATCGCTGGCGATTATCATTATTTTTCAGTCGGACAGATATTTAATTGTAAGTGGTTTCGGATTGATAACATTGAGCTATTACGCTTTAACGGCAACCATGTTCAATCACTTGCACATGGGCTTCAGCGCCCTGCTGCCGTGGATTTCGCCAAAGCTCACCAAACTTTATGCACAACAAAAAAACGGCAGGGAATTATATGCCGCAGCGCAAAGTGCGGTAACGTGCGGCGCATTGATTTTACTATTGATTTTGTACTTGATATACCCGTTTGTATTCCGGGTAATTCTTGGTACAAACACTTTCAATGAAATAAAAGAATACACAAAATACTTTATCGTATTTGAATCGTTTTTTGTTTTGGGCATTGTGCCTGCATACTATTTTAATGCAGTCGGGCACGAGCGCATTTACCTGTATTTTATCTTATTCTTTGCTGCTTTCGCTTTGACCGCCATGCTTGTATCGATGCGATTATTTCATACGCCAATCGCCGTGTTGTACGGCTTAACAGTTGCAACAATTGCGGGAATGTTCGTGCTAAGAATGATTTTGTCGAAGATATTGTACAACACGTATCAGGTGTTGATATGCGCCGTTCAATTGCTGCCTTCCGTAATGATGGCTGTCTTTATCCTTTGCCCCGATATAACGGTTAAATGCCTGAGCATATTAATTTTTATTGTCAGTCTTTATTTATTAAACCTACGCGGCGGCAGAGAAAAATTTTTAATCCTTGTAAATTCATGA
- a CDS encoding O-antigen ligase family protein, whose translation MNQRVHSNLILITAIIYLFFNSVLLPQGLYFTTLLTPFFFIHLIKVRGLKYYLYFFIVTLLFACIQLPTVEHLRDYVISFVLLQTVAVFSISVYYLLTENIGLEKIFKSLASVNIALIAVAIIVLAIPSIRSLMWYLKPISPNVPIIPRLKMFTVEASYYSLIIMPLAGYYFLKKILLIGKHYLLFISLCVSLLLSFSLGALCTMFISISVVLLLNRNELRHKINFNLLAGGAMLFIIGMAILFFFYPHNPLFERIQNIRTGQDTSARGRTYEAFYIAWNVAKMKSIFFGCGLGQFKYIGRNFVDYYYSYSIIPNVVRIPNAVAETLSIYGIAGIVIRFSLIIFLFIKTKVWQNYYRQCLFVFIFIYQFTGSYLFNPAEYIMWILAFSPSLFPQFKKEKFNYKLVIA comes from the coding sequence ATGAACCAACGTGTACATAGTAATTTGATTTTGATAACGGCAATCATCTACCTGTTTTTCAACAGCGTACTATTGCCGCAAGGATTGTATTTTACAACCTTACTCACGCCGTTTTTTTTCATTCATTTGATTAAAGTGCGCGGCTTGAAATATTACTTGTATTTCTTTATAGTTACGCTTCTGTTTGCCTGCATTCAATTGCCGACCGTAGAACATCTTAGAGATTATGTTATATCATTTGTCTTACTGCAAACGGTAGCCGTTTTTTCAATCAGCGTTTATTATTTACTTACTGAAAACATTGGTCTTGAAAAAATATTCAAGTCGCTTGCATCCGTAAATATTGCACTTATCGCCGTTGCAATTATAGTATTAGCCATTCCCTCAATTCGTTCTTTGATGTGGTATTTAAAACCCATCAGCCCGAATGTTCCTATTATTCCGAGATTGAAAATGTTCACGGTTGAAGCGTCTTATTATTCGCTTATCATCATGCCATTGGCAGGCTATTATTTTTTAAAGAAAATTTTATTAATCGGCAAGCACTATTTGTTATTCATTTCACTTTGTGTATCGTTGTTATTGAGCTTTTCGTTAGGCGCACTATGCACCATGTTCATCAGCATTTCAGTCGTTTTGTTACTTAACCGGAACGAGCTAAGACACAAAATAAATTTCAATTTATTGGCAGGCGGAGCGATGCTTTTTATTATTGGTATGGCAATATTATTCTTCTTTTATCCGCACAATCCGCTGTTTGAAAGAATACAAAATATTCGTACAGGGCAAGATACTTCCGCGCGCGGACGAACTTATGAAGCATTCTACATAGCTTGGAACGTTGCCAAAATGAAATCGATATTTTTCGGGTGCGGCTTGGGGCAATTCAAATACATTGGTAGAAATTTTGTCGATTATTATTACTCCTATTCCATTATTCCAAACGTTGTTCGCATTCCCAATGCAGTAGCTGAAACGCTGTCTATATACGGCATTGCGGGCATTGTCATCAGGTTTTCATTAATCATTTTTCTGTTTATCAAAACAAAGGTTTGGCAAAATTATTACCGGCAATGTTTATTCGTTTTCATTTTTATTTACCAGTTCACGGGTAGTTATTTATTCAATCCGGCAGAATATATAATGTGGATTTTGGCGTTCAGCCCGTCCCTATTCCCGCAGTTTAAAAAAGAAAAATTCAACTATAAATTGGTCATAGCATGA
- a CDS encoding glycosyltransferase family 4 protein, with the protein MRVLFISRATLFSDRGGDTVQVENTACALKRFGVDTDIELCSNKNIDYSRYDLIHFFNIIRPADIIYHIDKSRIPFVVSPIYLTYEETTKYSKSLKNKVLRLFGKHGQEYVKCVARKMINREKIISRKYILLGQKKSIEYILKRCTCLLPNSLSEYERLHKDFRCAGNFSVVPNAVDTEIFTEEKNTMRKENSVICVGRIEPRKNQLNLIRALENSDYQLTIAGAASTNHQAYFEECKRAASSRVTFIDFSDQKIISKLYNEHKTHVLASWFETTGLSSLEAAACGCNIVVSDKGDTRNYFSEAGYYCNPADLESIKQAIDTAMNAPANRRFMNKILKEYTWQKTAAATLKVYRSVLKKQKNGTI; encoded by the coding sequence ATGAGAGTCTTATTCATCAGCAGGGCAACTTTATTTTCCGACAGAGGCGGCGATACGGTTCAGGTAGAAAATACCGCCTGTGCATTAAAGCGCTTTGGCGTAGATACAGACATTGAATTGTGCAGCAACAAAAACATTGATTACAGCCGGTACGACTTGATTCATTTCTTCAACATTATACGTCCTGCAGACATTATTTATCACATTGACAAATCACGTATTCCGTTTGTTGTTTCGCCCATTTATCTTACTTATGAAGAAACAACAAAATATTCGAAAAGCCTGAAAAATAAGGTACTTCGCTTGTTCGGCAAACACGGTCAGGAATATGTAAAATGTGTGGCAAGAAAAATGATTAACAGAGAAAAAATTATTTCACGAAAATACATTTTGTTAGGGCAAAAAAAATCTATTGAATATATCTTAAAAAGATGCACGTGCCTGTTGCCAAATTCATTAAGCGAATACGAAAGGCTTCATAAAGATTTCAGGTGCGCCGGCAACTTTTCCGTAGTTCCCAACGCAGTGGATACCGAAATTTTCACTGAAGAAAAAAACACCATGCGAAAGGAAAATTCCGTGATTTGTGTAGGACGTATAGAGCCGCGCAAAAACCAGTTGAACCTGATACGCGCACTCGAAAACAGCGATTACCAACTTACTATTGCCGGTGCAGCATCGACCAACCATCAGGCGTATTTTGAAGAGTGTAAACGAGCCGCTTCTTCAAGAGTTACGTTCATCGATTTTTCCGACCAAAAAATTATATCAAAACTGTATAACGAACATAAAACGCACGTGCTGGCAAGCTGGTTTGAGACAACAGGATTAAGCTCTTTGGAAGCCGCTGCCTGCGGCTGCAACATTGTTGTAAGCGACAAAGGCGATACCAGAAATTATTTTTCGGAAGCAGGCTACTATTGCAATCCAGCCGATTTAGAAAGCATCAAACAAGCGATTGATACTGCTATGAATGCGCCGGCAAACCGCAGGTTTATGAACAAAATATTGAAAGAATATACCTGGCAAAAAACTGCAGCAGCCACTTTAAAAGTTTATCGCAGCGTGCTGAAAAAACAAAAAAATGGAACAATATAA
- a CDS encoding O-antigen ligase family protein, translated as MEQYKPQGNIFCKLYFTGILFLLLSTVLGIRLSAFNSSAIIFLCVVWIAERDFKNKILRLKKESFWLITTAYYCLYIISIFTAENKAQAIATAQNMLPLLVLPIIFFSKNIFKKDAIIFLLKAFVYAAFLWMSIATIIALKKYFTTGDITVMFYHPLVSALLSNAIYAELICVICTAIIFNIPASKKWKIWMLLFFTIWIILLSSRMFLFIYGCLILLNLYKHFSKMQKVLLVGCIALFAACIVFTNNPIRKRYDDFKGFKLSYLTAPSFNQSIYFDGLSLRLVYWRYSLEILQEQDKFITGVSTGDARDLLDKKIRAFHMNIGNDTPGDNGYLKYSFHGAYLESLVCFGFAGLLLLLVYYGYIGYLGFVEKIPLLRNIFIIMVFSSFSDLIVMDCQCDLSLILTIVYLAVSYAKSERRHIDIPKMVLEN; from the coding sequence ATGGAACAATATAAACCCCAAGGGAACATTTTCTGCAAGCTGTATTTTACAGGCATTTTATTCCTCTTATTATCAACCGTTCTGGGCATCAGGCTAAGCGCGTTCAACAGCTCTGCCATTATTTTTTTGTGTGTTGTATGGATTGCCGAAAGAGATTTTAAAAACAAAATACTGCGATTGAAAAAAGAATCTTTTTGGCTCATTACTACTGCATATTATTGCCTGTATATCATCAGCATATTTACTGCTGAAAATAAAGCGCAGGCGATTGCCACGGCGCAAAATATGCTGCCTTTGCTGGTATTACCCATCATCTTTTTTTCGAAAAATATTTTTAAAAAAGATGCCATCATTTTCTTGCTCAAAGCCTTTGTTTACGCCGCATTTTTGTGGATGAGCATTGCAACCATTATTGCACTTAAAAAATATTTTACCACCGGCGACATAACCGTAATGTTTTATCATCCGCTGGTCAGCGCATTACTTTCTAATGCTATTTATGCCGAATTAATTTGCGTTATCTGTACTGCAATTATTTTCAATATTCCCGCATCTAAAAAATGGAAAATATGGATGCTTTTGTTTTTTACAATATGGATAATACTGCTTTCGTCCCGTATGTTCCTGTTTATTTACGGCTGCCTTATTTTGCTAAACTTATATAAGCATTTTTCCAAAATGCAAAAAGTTCTGTTAGTCGGTTGTATAGCACTGTTTGCTGCTTGCATTGTATTTACCAACAACCCGATTCGCAAAAGATACGATGATTTTAAAGGCTTCAAACTTTCTTATCTTACTGCGCCGTCGTTCAACCAAAGCATATACTTTGACGGACTAAGCCTTAGGCTGGTTTACTGGCGTTATTCATTGGAAATTTTACAGGAACAAGACAAATTTATTACCGGCGTAAGTACCGGCGACGCAAGAGATTTGTTAGACAAAAAAATACGCGCTTTTCACATGAACATCGGCAACGACACGCCCGGCGATAACGGCTATTTAAAATATTCGTTTCACGGCGCATACCTTGAAAGCCTTGTGTGCTTTGGCTTTGCGGGTTTATTATTACTTCTGGTTTATTACGGATATATCGGCTATCTTGGTTTTGTAGAGAAAATTCCTTTGTTGCGCAACATCTTTATCATCATGGTATTCAGCTCATTTTCCGACTTAATCGTAATGGACTGCCAGTGCGACCTGTCGCTTATTCTTACCATCGTTTATCTCGCCGTTTCTTACGCGAAAAGTGAACGCAGGCATATAGATATTCCAAAAATGGTACTGGAAAATTAA
- a CDS encoding glycosyltransferase, with the protein MSKKTLVILTPAFPLDASNQESIWVPAKQRLIKCINRNFPDLEIIVLSFQFPVSKNEYYWNGNLVIPFAGANKNGMTNKLLWIKVFNKLRSLNKQKKIIGLLSFWCAECAFVAHYFSKLYRIKHLCWISGQDAKRENKFVKRIRPKPEELVAMSDFLMDKFYENHHIRPAHLIPNAIDTQQFQLRKSSRTIDIIGVGGLSPLKQYDVFVDIVAELKKVFPDINVYLCGDGLERERLELQIEKLNLTQNITLTGKLSQEEIFDLLQQSKVLLHTSNYEGFSNVCLEALYAGAHVVSFIKAMNSEISHWHKVSTKEEMMQKTLHLLNDSALEHESVLLFDMGDTARKFMQLFSEK; encoded by the coding sequence TTGAGTAAGAAAACATTAGTCATATTAACGCCCGCATTTCCTTTAGACGCCTCAAACCAAGAATCCATCTGGGTTCCGGCAAAGCAGCGATTGATAAAATGTATTAACAGAAACTTTCCCGACCTTGAAATTATCGTTTTAAGTTTTCAATTTCCCGTAAGCAAAAACGAATATTATTGGAACGGAAATTTGGTGATTCCGTTTGCCGGAGCAAATAAAAACGGGATGACCAACAAGTTGCTTTGGATAAAAGTTTTTAATAAACTGCGGTCGCTTAACAAGCAGAAAAAAATTATCGGCTTGCTGAGTTTTTGGTGCGCTGAATGCGCTTTTGTGGCGCATTATTTTTCTAAGTTGTATCGCATAAAACATCTTTGCTGGATAAGCGGACAAGATGCGAAGCGCGAAAATAAATTTGTAAAACGTATTCGCCCGAAGCCTGAAGAACTCGTTGCCATGTCCGATTTTTTGATGGACAAATTTTATGAAAATCATCATATTCGTCCCGCGCATTTAATTCCCAATGCGATTGATACGCAACAGTTTCAATTAAGGAAATCTTCCAGAACAATTGATATTATTGGTGTTGGCGGGCTGTCGCCTTTAAAGCAATACGATGTTTTTGTCGATATTGTCGCGGAATTAAAAAAAGTTTTTCCGGACATCAACGTTTATTTGTGCGGCGACGGCTTGGAAAGAGAAAGACTGGAATTGCAGATTGAAAAATTGAATTTGACTCAAAATATTACGCTTACGGGCAAACTTTCGCAGGAAGAAATTTTCGATTTGCTGCAACAGTCAAAAGTTCTTTTACACACTTCCAATTACGAAGGTTTTAGCAATGTATGTCTCGAAGCATTATATGCCGGCGCTCATGTTGTGAGTTTTATAAAAGCCATGAACAGTGAAATCAGTCATTGGCACAAAGTAAGTACTAAAGAAGAAATGATGCAGAAAACCTTGCATTTATTGAATGACAGTGCGCTTGAACATGAGTCCGTTTTGCTTTTCGATATGGGCGATACCGCAAGGAAATTTATGCAATTGTTCAGTGAGAAATAA
- a CDS encoding glycosyltransferase family 9 protein, whose translation MSNNIQLHIPAKPWLGNKPPKRVLAIRLQAMGDTVITLPYLNALRKSLPEETQLDFLTRKEVDSIPKSLALFNHVYSIGGKRNFYKQCVYALFMLPRLIFRRYDVVLDLQNNPISRYTRKILNAKAWSEFDKYSPHAAGERTRLTIEAAGFKSVMNAQFQFKTGYDDEEKLLLAHGWDGASKLVILNPAAAFGTRNWNIDNYVSFAKLWLQQFPDTQFVAMGTNFIKGKALYLKEKLRDKLICLIDRTTPAEGFKIIQRVQFVLSEDSGLMHMSWVSDKPTVAILGSTRSDWVSPQNKNSLVFSSDDLPCGNCMREFCSRGDVHCLTRYTPEFIFEKVKDFITKIE comes from the coding sequence ATGTCGAATAATATACAACTTCATATTCCTGCAAAGCCGTGGCTCGGAAATAAGCCGCCCAAGCGGGTTTTGGCGATTCGGCTGCAAGCCATGGGCGATACGGTTATCACGCTTCCGTACTTAAATGCTTTACGAAAATCATTGCCGGAGGAAACACAACTCGACTTCCTGACAAGAAAAGAAGTCGATTCGATTCCGAAGAGTTTGGCTTTGTTTAACCATGTTTATTCAATCGGCGGTAAGCGGAATTTTTATAAGCAATGCGTTTACGCTTTGTTCATGTTACCGAGATTGATTTTCAGAAGATACGATGTGGTGCTGGACTTGCAAAACAATCCGATTAGCCGGTACACAAGAAAAATCCTGAACGCCAAAGCATGGTCCGAGTTTGATAAATATTCGCCCCATGCGGCGGGAGAAAGAACAAGATTGACAATTGAAGCCGCAGGTTTTAAAAGCGTGATGAACGCACAATTTCAATTCAAAACAGGATATGACGATGAAGAAAAATTGCTGTTGGCGCATGGCTGGGACGGCGCAAGTAAATTGGTAATTCTTAATCCGGCTGCGGCTTTCGGCACACGCAACTGGAACATTGATAATTATGTTTCATTCGCAAAACTCTGGTTACAGCAGTTTCCTGATACGCAATTTGTTGCAATGGGTACAAATTTTATCAAAGGCAAGGCATTATACTTGAAAGAGAAATTGCGCGATAAGCTGATTTGTTTAATTGATAGAACAACACCGGCGGAAGGTTTTAAAATTATTCAGCGTGTACAATTTGTGTTATCGGAAGATTCAGGATTGATGCACATGTCGTGGGTTTCGGACAAACCGACTGTTGCTATTTTGGGCTCAACAAGAAGTGATTGGGTATCACCGCAAAATAAAAATTCTTTGGTGTTCAGTTCCGATGATTTGCCTTGCGGCAATTGTATGCGGGAATTTTGCAGCAGGGGCGATGTGCATTGCCTTACACGTTATACGCCCGAATTTATTTTTGAAAAAGTGAAAGATTTTATTACAAAAATTGAGTAA